One genomic segment of Hydrogenobacter sp. includes these proteins:
- the hflX gene encoding GTPase HflX, whose protein sequence is MRALLVGLSFSDQKREEIRESIEELKELVRALDGNVLGYILQKKNVPDARFYIGAGKVEEVKQVVEGISADTVIFNAFLSPSQIHNLESTLKVKVLDRADLVLEIFSRRVRSKTAKLQVELAKLELELPRLYGRGRELSRLGGGVGTRGPGEQEAEVRRRWIKKRIQQIRQELEEVKKQRKEQRKKRDRLYRDMKVIKVALVGYTNVGKSSLMRALTGRETFVADMPFATLDTKTSGVYLSKDVKVLVTDTVGFIRDLPHELIESFKATLEELHEADLLLHVVDISDGKWLEKIKVVKKVLAELKADEKPTIYVFNKADKIVEKEEDMELLTEPAFLGERSVIVSVKKGWGMKKLFAAIKEIAQELIEVS, encoded by the coding sequence GGCATTACTGGTAGGTCTCTCATTCTCCGATCAGAAAAGAGAAGAAATAAGGGAATCCATAGAAGAACTTAAAGAACTCGTGAGAGCTTTAGACGGAAATGTTCTCGGATATATACTTCAAAAGAAGAATGTTCCAGATGCGCGTTTTTACATAGGGGCGGGTAAAGTAGAAGAAGTTAAACAAGTTGTAGAAGGGATATCCGCAGATACGGTGATATTTAATGCTTTTTTGAGTCCTTCTCAAATACACAATCTTGAAAGCACGCTAAAGGTAAAAGTCCTTGACAGAGCAGACCTCGTGCTTGAAATATTCTCAAGGAGAGTGAGGAGTAAAACCGCTAAGCTTCAAGTTGAGCTTGCTAAGCTTGAATTAGAACTGCCCAGACTCTACGGAAGGGGTAGAGAGCTTTCCAGACTTGGCGGTGGTGTAGGCACAAGGGGTCCTGGTGAACAGGAAGCAGAAGTAAGAAGAAGGTGGATAAAGAAGAGGATCCAGCAGATAAGACAAGAACTTGAAGAGGTCAAAAAACAGAGGAAAGAACAGAGAAAGAAAAGGGACAGGCTGTATAGAGATATGAAGGTAATCAAGGTAGCATTGGTAGGTTATACGAATGTGGGAAAATCAAGTCTGATGCGTGCGCTTACCGGTAGAGAGACTTTTGTAGCTGACATGCCTTTTGCCACCTTAGACACAAAAACTTCCGGAGTTTATCTTTCCAAAGACGTAAAGGTGCTTGTTACTGACACTGTAGGTTTTATAAGGGATCTGCCCCACGAACTTATTGAGTCCTTTAAAGCCACCCTTGAAGAGCTCCACGAAGCTGATCTTTTGCTACATGTTGTGGATATATCGGACGGAAAGTGGCTTGAGAAGATAAAGGTAGTTAAAAAGGTACTTGCAGAACTCAAAGCTGATGAAAAGCCTACCATTTACGTTTTTAACAAAGCTGATAAGATCGTAGAAAAAGAGGAGGATATGGAACTTCTCACTGAGCCGGCTTTCTTAGGTGAAAGAAGCGTTATAGTATCTGTCAAAAAAGGCTGGGGTATGAAAAAACTCTTTGCAGCTATAAAAGAGATAGCTCAGGAGCTTATAGAGGTAAGCTAA